AATGATTCGAAATGTACTAGTTCTGTAAGACGTTCTGTATTTAAAACGTTTACCACTGTCTTAACAAAACCGTTTTTTATCTGTAATTATTTTATCACCATATTACTTTTGTTGAGCTTTGTGGGTATGTATACAGCGCTTGAGAGCAAACGTATTTCTTGGAATTCGAACAAATTGCTCGTTCGCTCTGCAGGTATTATCGGGATGTTGTTTGCACCATTTGGCAGTCGTTTGGCAAGAAAATTTGGGGCATTTGTTATGATTCGAATCGGTCTATCTTTTGCAGGAATTGGTTTGTTTTTTATTGGGCTTACAATAAATATGACAATGATGATTGTCATGAGTATTGTCTTTACAGCCGGAATCTCAGTGACTGTGCCTTCTGTTATTTCACTGATTAGTATTTATGGTGGCAAAGAGAGAGCAACAGCAATGTCCTTATATTCTTTTTTCCTGTTTGTCGGATCGACTATTGGTCCGATGTTTGCCATTTATTTAATGAAGACAGTGACGTATGGATGGATATTTATCATCTTGTCTATATTTCTAGGGGTTGGTTTTTTCGTTACATTTTTCATCTCAAAAAAGGGTCACAGTTAGTATGGTGAATATTAACACGATAACAACATTAGAAGCAGGAATAATTTATACTTGAAATCATATATGAAAATATATATAATAAAATGTAATACAAGATATATATTATAAGCGATTAAATGATTGCTTAAATTAGAGGGAGGATATA
This DNA window, taken from Alteribacillus bidgolensis, encodes the following:
- a CDS encoding MFS transporter, whose amino-acid sequence is MVFGLLLLTVLSPIIGMLSSYGAIVVLRGIQGFVAASFAPTALTFLTELYPPKKRAASIGFISAAFLMAGIIGQVYSSVVNEAFGWNYVFYLFGFIYLGLGAAFIAAIPNDSKCTSSVRRSVFKTFTTVLTKPFFICNYFITILLLLSFVGMYTALESKRISWNSNKLLVRSAGIIGMLFAPFGSRLARKFGAFVMIRIGLSFAGIGLFFIGLTINMTMMIVMSIVFTAGISVTVPSVISLISIYGGKERATAMSLYSFFLFVGSTIGPMFAIYLMKTVTYGWIFIILSIFLGVGFFVTFFISKKGHS